In Thermoproteales archaeon, a single genomic region encodes these proteins:
- a CDS encoding radical SAM protein, whose amino-acid sequence MGVVYGPVLSWRFGSSLGIDLISGSKVCTFDCIYCQLGRTVLKVSKPGDFKNYVKAENVVKELEDFINKIDFNSVDVVTFSGSGEPTLNPELGKIVEHVKDIVGEKPLVILTNSSLFYLRKVREALSKIDIVSAKLDAGDEKAFKIINRSYLEKLSINKVIGYIKEFKSIYDGKLMIQTMFLNTTLGFTNSEGEHFEKLIDAYLKIEPDVIQVDTPYRPGGEKFVKPVSIEKLKNIGDVLANYFPRDNIWVFGLHDKSRKKIVWKRKEHKSIILDTLKRRPLRLVDIANLLNVSSEEAYKIVEQLKKDELIKEKILQGEVYYIIAHFH is encoded by the coding sequence GAAGCAAGGTATGCACTTTCGACTGTATCTACTGCCAACTTGGAAGAACGGTTTTGAAAGTATCAAAGCCGGGAGATTTCAAAAATTATGTAAAGGCAGAAAATGTAGTAAAAGAACTTGAAGATTTCATTAACAAGATAGATTTTAATAGTGTGGATGTTGTAACTTTTAGCGGTTCTGGCGAGCCGACTTTAAATCCTGAACTTGGAAAAATAGTAGAGCATGTTAAAGACATTGTTGGAGAAAAGCCTTTGGTAATATTAACAAATTCTTCTCTTTTCTACTTGAGGAAAGTTCGAGAAGCATTGTCCAAGATAGACATTGTCTCGGCAAAACTGGACGCTGGTGATGAAAAGGCGTTCAAAATCATAAACAGATCCTATCTAGAAAAATTATCGATTAACAAGGTTATAGGCTACATCAAGGAATTCAAATCGATCTACGATGGAAAATTAATGATTCAAACAATGTTTTTGAATACAACTTTAGGATTTACTAATTCTGAAGGAGAACATTTCGAAAAGCTGATTGATGCCTATTTAAAAATTGAACCCGACGTGATACAGGTAGATACTCCATACAGACCAGGTGGCGAAAAATTCGTAAAACCAGTCAGCATTGAAAAGCTTAAAAATATAGGAGATGTTTTAGCTAATTATTTTCCAAGAGACAATATATGGGTTTTCGGATTACATGATAAGAGTAGAAAGAAAATCGTGTGGAAGAGAAAAGAGCATAAAAGCATTATCTTAGATACTTTGAAAAGAAGACCTTTAAGACTAGTCGATATAGCCAATCTTTTAAATGTTAGCAGTGAAGAAGCTTATAAGATAGTTGAACAGTTAAAAAAGGATGAATTGATTAAAGAAAAAATATTACAGGGAGAAGTATATTATAT